One Triticum dicoccoides isolate Atlit2015 ecotype Zavitan chromosome 5B, WEW_v2.0, whole genome shotgun sequence genomic window carries:
- the LOC119312478 gene encoding amino acid transporter ANT1-like, translated as MAPELKVPLLEGRGATPAQTLGNILVSIVGTGVLGLPFAFRAAGWLAGALGVAAAGAATFYCMLLLLDCRDKLREQETEEDGLGDERRLNRGDGGNYTYGDLGERGFGPVGRYFTEAIIIIGQTGGSVAYLVFIGQNLSSVLPALSPPAVVLALLLPAEVALSFVRSLSALAPFSILADACTVLAVAAVVKEDVQLLAERGRPFAGRSAFAGLWGVPFACGVAVFCFEGFCLTLALEASMSNRGRFRPVLFQAIVGVTIVYISFGVCGYLAYGDDTRDIVTLNLPDNWSTAAVKVVLCVGLALTFAVMMYPIHEIVEARLLAPGGWVRRRCGGVVQRAALHLSRVAVVAALAAIACFVPAFGDFVAFVGSTVCALLSFVLPALFHLRFVGPTASPWARAVDYFLLLAGLVFAGHGMYTVLAPIYN; from the exons ATGGCGCCGGAGCTGAAGGTGCCGCTGCTGGAGGGGAGGGGCGCCACGCCCGCGCAGACGCTGGGGAACATCCTCGTGTCCATCGTCGGCACCGGGGTGCTCGGCCTGCCCTTCGCCTTCCGCGCCGCGGGGTGGCTCGCCGGGGCCCTCGGCGTCGCTGCCGCCGGCGCCGCCACCTTCTACTGCATGCTCCTCCTG CTGGATTGCAGGGACAAGCTGCGGGAGCAAGAAACAGAGGAGGATGGACTCGGAGATGAGCGGCGCCTGAACCGTGGCGACGGCGGCAACTACACCTACGGGGATCTGGGCGAGCGAGGCTTCGGCCCCGTCGGTAGGTACTTcacggaggccatcatcatcatcggccagaccggCGGCAGCGTGGCCTACCTCGTCTTCATCGGCCAGAACCTCAGCTCCGTGCTCCCCGCCCTCTCGCCGCCCGCGGTAGTCCTGGCACTCCTGCTGCCGGCCGAGGTCGCGCTCTCCTTCGTCCGCTCCCTCTCCGCGCTGGCGCCCTTCAGCATCCTCGCCGACGCCTGCACCGTGCTGGCCGTGGCCGCCGTCGTCAAGGAGGACGTCCAGCTCCTGGCCGAGCGCGGGCGGCCGTTCGCCGGCCGGAGCGCGTTCGCGGGCCTCTGGGGCGTGCCGTTCGCGTGCGGCGTCGCCGTGTTCTGCTTCGAGGGGTTCTGCCTCACGCTGGCGCTGGAGGCGTCCATGTCGAACAGGGGCAGGTTCCGGCCGGTGCTCTTCCAGGCCATCGTCGGGGTCACTATTGTCTACATCAGCTTCGGCGTCTGCGGCTACCTTGCCTACGGCGACGACACCCGGGACATCGTCACCCTCAACCTCCCGGACAACTGGTCCACCGCCGCCGTGAAGGTGGTACTGTGCGTCGGGCTGGCGCTGACGTTCGCGGTGATGATGTACCCGATCCACGAGATCGTGGAGGCGCGGCTGCTGGCGCCGGGCGGGTGGGTGCGGAGGCGCTGCGGTGGCGTGGTCCAGCGGGCGGCGCTGCACCTGAGCCgcgtggcggtggtggcggcgctggcCGCGATAGCGTGCTTCGTGCCGGCGTTCGGGGACTTCGTCGCGTTCGTCGGGAGCACGGTGTGCGCGCTGCTCTCCTTCGTGCTGCCGGCGCTCTTCCACCTCCGCTTCGTGGGGCCGACGGCGAGCCCgtgggcgcgggcggtggactaCTTTTTGTTGCTCGCCGGTCTGGTGTTTGCCGGCCACGGGATGTACACGGTCTTGGCACCCATTTATAATTAA